From the genome of Candidatus Krumholzibacteriia bacterium:
CAACGATCCGTACGTCATCGCGCAGAACGAGAAGATGGTGGCGATCAACTCGGCCCTGGAGATCGACCTCACCGGCCAGGTCTGCGCCGATTCCATCGGGACCAGCTTCTACAGCGGTTTCGGCGGCCAGACCGACTTCATCCGCGGCGCCTCGCGCTCTCGCGGCGGCAAGCCCATCATCGCCCTCGCGTCCACGGCCAAAGGCGACACCGTGTCCCGTATCGTCCCCACGCTGCGCCCGGGCGCTGGGGTCGTGACCACGCGTGCCGACATCCGTTGGGTGGTCACCGAATACGGCGCCGTGAATCTCTTCGGACTCAACGTGCGCCAGCGCGCCAAGGCGCTCGTCGACCTGGCGCACCCGAACTTCCGGGCGGCCCTGGAGCGCGCCGCCCACGAGCGGCATCTCCTGTGAGAGGACCCGCCTGGCGCTTCCCGCGCCACCGCAGCACGGTGCCTCACAAACCGCAGTGCCGTGAAGTCTCCACGTGCACCGTGGCGCTGGTGGGGCCGAAGGCGTCGTCCAGCGCCTGCTCCACCGCCTCGGTGACGGCGTGCGCCGTCTCCGTGTCGGTGTTCGGATCGACGACGATGTGCAGATCGAGGAACACATCGTGCCCGGCCCGGCGCGAGCGGATGGCGTGGGGATCCTGCACTCCCGGCACTGCCCCCACCACCTCCAGCACGCGGCGTTCGTCCAATGCCGAGGCGTCCACGAGCACCGGCACGGTGCGCTGGAAGACTTTGTAGCCGATGGCTCCGATCAGAGCGGCGATGAGGAGCGAGAGCGCCGCATCCACGTGCGGCACGCCAAGGCGGACGAAGGCGAGGCTGGTGAGCACGGTGAGGGTGACGAGCACATCGCTACGAGTGTGGGCGGCGTCGGCCAGGAGGAACTCGCTACCCAGCTGCGCGCCGCGCCTGGCTTCGTAACGGCTCACCGCGACGTTGACGAGCAGCGTGCCGAGCACGACGGCGAAAGCTGCCGGCGTCGCCACCGTGGTGGTGGCATGGAAGCCGACGAGCCGCTTCACGGCTTCCACCGCCAGGTTGAAGCAGGTGACGAAGAGGAGTCCGGCGAGAACGAAGGCGGCCAAGGTCTCGATCTTCGAGTGGCCGTAGGGATGACTCTTGTCGGCTTCCTGGGCGGCGACGGCGACGGCCACGAGCCCGACGATGTTGTTCGCCGTGTCGATGGCCGAATGCGCCGCGTCGCCGAGCAAGGCCAGGCTGCTCGACGCCAACCCGACAATCAGCTTCGCGAGCGCGACACCGAGGTTGAGGAGCAGCGTGATCCAGAGCACCCGTTGCACGCTCTTGCGGTAGGTGGCGAGGGCGGCCTGGGGTTTCTCCGTCATCGGCGACACCCTCCGCGTCACGCCTGCCGGCGGGTTTCCGCGCGCTGCAGCCTCGGACTTGGCGTTCGTCCAAGGCGCCTTCTGGCCCCGGCGCAGGATACTCTGCGGCGCCGCGACCCGCTACAATGGCGGCCGGGAGGTGCGCATGCCCGCAATGCTGTGCCCGAGCTGCCGCAAGCTCATCGGCGACGACGAAGCACGCTGCCCATACTGCGGTGCTCTCCGCCCCGGTCTCTGGGGCGCGGGGCGGCGGCTACAGCACCTCTTCGGCCACCAGCTGCAGTTGGTACAGCTGATCACCGTCACCTGCGTGGCGCTGTACATCACCAGCCTCGCCGTGGACGTGCGGGGCGCTTTGTCGCCGACGGGCGGCTTGATGGGAATCCTCTCCCCCAGCACCCGTGCCCTCTATCTCCTCGGGATGACCGGCCGCGACAGCATGCAAATGGGTCACTGGTGGACGGTGCTGACGGCGATCTACCTGCACGGCAGCCTGCTGCACATTTTTTTCAATGTGATGTGGATCCGCCAGCTCGGCACCTTCGCCGAGGAGGAACTCGGCCCGGCGCGCTTCTTCATCCTCTACAGCCTGGCCGGCGCCGGCGGCTTCCTCGCCTCCAGCTTCCTCGGACACAGCCCGTCCATCGGGGCCTCGGGCTCGATCTTCGGTCTCCTCGGGGCGATGATCGCCTATCGCCGCCGGCGCGGCGGCACGCGGGACGTGCTGTCCCAGCAGTTCCTCACCTGGGCCGTGGTGCTCTTCGCTTTCGGCTTGTTCATGCGGGGCGTGGACAACTGGGCCCACCTGGGCGGGTTCACCACGGGCTTCCTGCTGGGGCAGCGCCTGCACGGCATCCGCGAGCGGCACGAGGGCCGCGGCACCCAGATGCTGGCGCTCGGGCTCCTGGTGCTGACGCTCTGCGGTTTCGTGCTCTCCTTCGTCCGCTTGCTGCCGGCTTTCTTGCAGACATGACGAGCCACGCCCCCGTGGTCTCCTCCCTGCGGGCGCGCTCGAACCTCGCTCAGTCAGAACCGGAAGACTTCTTGGGCGGTGGGTCTTTCTTCGGGCTCTTCTCCGCCGCAGGCTGGGCGGATTCCTTCGCGGCCGGGGAGGAAGCCTCGCCTTGTGCGCTTCCCCCTTCGCTCTTCCCTGCCGCTCCCGGGGCGGCCTCGGCCTTGGCCTTTTCCTTGTAGTTCGGCGAGCGGTTGTCGGTGCTGTAGAAACCGTCGCCACGGAAGAGGAACCCTGCCCCGGGACCGATGCGACGTTTCGCCGGGGCGCCGCACTCCACGCACTTGTCGAGGGCTGCGTCCTTCATGGACTGGAAGACTTCGAAGCGGTGGCCGTTCTCGCACTCGTAGTCATAGGTCGGCATCGGTGCTCCTCTCACCTCGGGGCAAAGCCCCGCCCGCACGGCAGTCTCTGCGAGTTGCCGAGGAAGATTTCGGGGCCACCGGCGCTCAGCGCCCGTCGCCATCGAGGAGATTGCCCAGGGCGCCGAGGACCGAGCCCTCCTCGCGGCCGCGGCCTCGTGGTGCGGCGGCGAAGATGCGGCTGGCCAGACGGCCGAAGGGCAGCGACTGCAGCCACACCCGTCCGGGCCCGCGCAGCTGGGCGAAGAACAGACCCTCGCCGCCGAAGAGCGCCGTCTTGATCTTGCCGACGTACTGGATGTCGTAGTTCACGCTCGGCTGCAAGGCCACCAGGCAGCCGGTGTCCACCCGCAGGCTCTCGTTGGGTCCGAGCACGCGCTCGATCAATGTGCCGCAGGCGTTGGCGAAAGCATAACCATCGCCGCGCAAACGCTGCATGATGAAGCCCTCGCCGCCGAAGAAGCCGACGCCGAGCCGCTTCTGGAAAGCGATGCCGATCTCCACGCCCCGGGCCGCCGCCAAGAATGCGTCCTTCTGGGTGATCATCTCACCGCCGAGCTCCGCCAGGTGCAGGGCCACGATCTTGCCCGGGATGGGGGAGGCGAAAGCCAGCGAGCGCTTGCCGTTGGAATCGTTGTGGAACACGGTCATGAACAGCGACTCGCCGGTGAGCACCCGCTTGCCGGCGCCGATCAGGGCTCCGAGGAAGCCCTGGCTCTGGCTGCCCTCGCCGAAGATGGTGTCCATCTCGATGCCGTCCTGCATGTACATCATGCTCCCGGCCTCGGCCACCACGGCTTCCTGCGGATCGAGCTCGATCTCCACGAACTGCATGTCGTCGCCGAAGATCTTGTAATCGACTTCGTGCATTTTGGCCATGGGGGCCTCCCGGGCTGCGAACGAACCTGACGTCCCGGCGCGGCGGCACGGGGTGGGCGCCGTCATGCTAGGCGCGGGCGAGAGGCGCTGCAATGGGATTCATTGCCCGCTCTCCTCCTCGAGCCGGTAAATACGGCCGTCGAAGGCACAAAGGTACAGCTCGCCGTCGGCGCCCTCGCCGAAGGAGGCGATGTTGCGCGGCTGCGCCAGGATCCGGCGCTGCGCCAGCACGGAGTCGCCCTGCGCCCGCAGCGCCCAGACGTTGCCGGTCACATAGTCGGCGTACACATAGGCGCCGACGAGGCGCCGCAGGCGCGTCCCGCGGTAGACGTAGCCGCCGACGACGCAGGCGCCCTGCTCCCGGCCGTACTCCAGCACCGGATCGATGAGCGGTACGGTCGCCCGGCCGCTCTTGAACTCGTGGCGACCCTCGCGGAGCCGCCAGCCATAGTTGCCGCCGCGGACGATGCGGTCGATCTCTTCCCAACGGTTCTGCCCCACGTCGCCGGCCCACAGTTCCCCGCTGGCACGGTCGAAGCTCATGCGCCAGACGTTGCGCAAGCCATAGGCCCAGATCTCCGGGCGCGCTCCCGGCACGTCGGCGAAAGGATTGTCCGCCGGGATGGCGTAAGGCCGCCCGCCGGCTTCGTGATCCACATCGAGCCGGAGAATCTTGCCGAGGAGGGAACCGAGATTCTGCGCCGCATTGAAGGGATCGCCGGCGGAGCCACCGTCGCCGAGGCTGAGATAAAGACTCCCGTCAGGGCCGAAGAGGAGCGTCGCACCGTTGTGGTTGCCCCAGTGCTTGGGGGCCTCGAGGAGCACGGTTTCCGAGGCCCGCAGCGCCCGTTCCGGGTGCTCGGGATCGGCACGGAAGCGCGACAGCACGCCGCGGCGCGGTCCAGAAGCGCTGTAGAAGACGAAGAACCAACCGTTGCTCGCGAAGCGCGGGTGGAAAGCCAGGGCGAGGAGTCCCTCTTCATTGTGCTCGGTGCGCACCCGGTCACGGAGATCGAGGTAGACCGTTGCTTGCGACACGCGTGGGTCGTCGGGGAAGACGAGGATGCGGCCGCCTTGCTCCACCACGAACATGCGGCCGTCGCCGGCCTGGGTGAGGAACACCGGACGCTCGAACTCGAGGGCCGGGAAGGCGCGCACCATCCGGACGAGAGGCAGCTCGCTGTCCCCCGGGGCGGCGCCGGAGGGCGCCGCCGTGAGGCCGAACGCCGCCAGCAGCGGCAGCACCTTGGCTCCCCGAGCCCGCACAAAAAGCGAGACCCCCGACCGTAGCCGGAGGTCTCGCGCCTTACGGAATCGGACCACTTTAGCTCAGTGCGAGGCCGAGGCCAGGGTCACGAAGGACTGCTCGTACTGGTCCACGAGCGTCTTCTCCGGGGAGTTGACCACGATGATCGCTCCCTGGGCGATCTTGGCGATTTCCACCTTGGCGTTCGGCTTCGCCGCGAGCTCACGGGTCAGAGGGCAGCAGAAGTTGCTGACCGAGCCCGTCGCTGCAGCCTGCAGGTAGTGCACGGCGTCTTCGGTCTTGCCCTTGTACATGACGACGAGAGCGCCGGAGGGCAGCCGGGTGGCTTCGATGTCGACGAGTGCGGCGAGCTTGGCCTTGCTGGCGGAGCAGTGGTTGCCGGCGCCGGCGAACACCGTGGAGAGGCAGGCATTGTCCGAATTCGCTTGGACCTGCTTCGAGGCGCTGCAGGCGGAGCCGCCGGCGAAAGCAGCCGAGGCTGCGAAGGCGAAGATGCAGAGCACGAGAGCAGTGACCTTGAGAGTACGCACGGTTCCGAATCCTCCTGTTTGAGGCGACCGTCTCGAGGCGGCGCGGCGCGCGCTGCCAAGTCCGGGGAGAGGCACCCCATGATAGTCCCGCAGCCAGCGTCGTAGTGCCCCCAGACACGCAAAATAAATGTAACGCCGTCGGGAACCACCCGACCCTGGAAGCACGGAAGCTACGGAGGTGTGCCCTGGAGCCGCCGCACCGGAGCCGCCTCACCTCCCCCATGGCACCTCGGGGTTGCGGCGCGCCCGCGGCAACCGGCGGCTCCTCAGCGTCGGCAAAGGCGGTGTCGGGGTCACGAGCTCAGTGCCGCAGGATCTCGAGGAGCTCGAGGTCGAAGACCAGGTTGGCGTTGGGCGGGATGCCGAAGCGCTTGGCGCCGTGATCGCCGTAGGCGAGAGCCGCCGGCACGATCACCCGCCGCTTCTCGCCGGGCCGCATGGCGCGGTACATCTCGTCCAGCCCCTTGATGACGTGCCCTTGGCCCACGGCGAAACGAAACGGTTGGTTGCGGTCGTAACTCGAGTCGAACTTGGTGCCATCCTCGAGATAGCCCGCGTAGTGCACCAGGACGAGCTCCCCACCTCCCGGCGGCTCTCCTTGACCCGGGGCACGCACGATGTAGCGCACCCCGGTGCTGGTCACCTCCGCCTTGTCCATCTCCTTGTCCAGGTCGAGGCGGAATTTCTCCGCCTTCGCCTGCCGTTCCAGCTCGCGCTCGGCCATGATCTCGTCCTGCCGCTCGAAGGCGGCCACGGGATCGAACTTCGTCGCCGCCGCCCCGCGCCGCAGCACGGTCACCTTGCGCAGCACCACGTCCACCACCGGCGTAGAACCATCGGGCCCGGTCATCGGCTGGCTGGCAATGCGTTCGATGACGTCGTAGCCCTGCACCACGTGGCCGAACACCGTGTGCCGCCCATCCAGGTAAGACAGCTTGGCGAGGGTGATGAAGAACTGGCTGCCATTCGTGCTCGGGCCCGAGTTGGCCATGGAGAGGATTCCCGGCCGATCGTGTCGCAGGTCGGGTCTGCATTCGTCGATGAAAGCGTAGCCCGGCCCCCCGGTGCCGTCGCCGAGGGGATCACCACCTTGGATGACGAATTCCTTCACCACCCGGTGGAACTTGAGGCCGTCGTAGTAGGGACGGCTCACCCACTCCTGCGTGCGCGGATCGAGGAACTGGATGCGCCCCTCCGCCAGCCCCACGAAGTTCCCCACCGTGATCGGCGTCTTGGCGAATTCGAGGGCGCAGGCGAACGTCCCCAGAGAGGTCTCGAACACGGCGTACAGGCCGTCCTCTGCGGTGGCTTCCTCCAGCGTCTTGCCCGCGGGCGCCGGCGGTGTCGCAGCCACCGGCGGCGCGCCGAAGAGGAGCGCGGCGCAGCTGCCGGCGAGAATCCAGGAACGTCCGCGACCTGCCATGTTCCTCCCGATGCGGTGCGAGCGGGACCAAAGGCGACTCCGGTGCGCCTTCCGCGCTCCGAAGGATCCTTTACACCTAACCAGCGGCGAACATCCCCGCGGCGGACTTCCCGCCTCCGGACCAGGGCCCGGCAGCGGCGCTGCCGATACCAAGCTCCCGCGGTCATTCTAGCGAGAAGCACGGCTTCTGCCCGACCAGAAGAACCTCGGCCGCCCGAGCTTTCGTAAGAGCAGTGGGGACCCTTTGCTCGCGGCCTCGGTGAGGTTCCTCGGGTTCTCCGGCAAGAGACATGATATCAATGTCTTGCGGCTGAACCGGGGGACCACTGCGGTGCCTCTGACCGGCCTCGACGAGTTCCCTCGAGCCCCTGCCGAGCCTGGCGGTGCGCTACCATGGGCGCCTCCTGGACGCACCTGAGTGCCCGGAGTCGTTTCACCGGCAGTCCGGCCCTCGGTGTGCGCCGGCGCGGCGCGGAAGTTCGAACCCAAGGAGTTCACGATGCACTCTGCTCGCAGTACTGCGGCCCCGGCTCGCAGGCGCTGGCGGCTGGTCCTGGCTCTGGCGCTGGCTGCGGCCTGCCTCGCCGCGGGCAGCCCGGCCGTTGCCGGCCGCTCGTCCGCCGATTGGGACCCGAGCGCGCTCCAGTCCAAGGTCCACGAGTTCACCCTGGAGAACGGCTTGCGTTTCCTGGTGCTGGAACGCCACGACGTCCCGGTCTTCAGCTTCATGACCCACGTCAACGCCGGTTCGGTGAACGAACCGGTCGGGCAGACCGGTCT
Proteins encoded in this window:
- a CDS encoding cation diffusion facilitator family transporter; translation: MTEKPQAALATYRKSVQRVLWITLLLNLGVALAKLIVGLASSSLALLGDAAHSAIDTANNIVGLVAVAVAAQEADKSHPYGHSKIETLAAFVLAGLLFVTCFNLAVEAVKRLVGFHATTTVATPAAFAVVLGTLLVNVAVSRYEARRGAQLGSEFLLADAAHTRSDVLVTLTVLTSLAFVRLGVPHVDAALSLLIAALIGAIGYKVFQRTVPVLVDASALDERRVLEVVGAVPGVQDPHAIRSRRAGHDVFLDLHIVVDPNTDTETAHAVTEAVEQALDDAFGPTSATVHVETSRHCGL
- a CDS encoding TIGR00266 family protein; the protein is MAKMHEVDYKIFGDDMQFVEIELDPQEAVVAEAGSMMYMQDGIEMDTIFGEGSQSQGFLGALIGAGKRVLTGESLFMTVFHNDSNGKRSLAFASPIPGKIVALHLAELGGEMITQKDAFLAAARGVEIGIAFQKRLGVGFFGGEGFIMQRLRGDGYAFANACGTLIERVLGPNESLRVDTGCLVALQPSVNYDIQYVGKIKTALFGGEGLFFAQLRGPGRVWLQSLPFGRLASRIFAAAPRGRGREEGSVLGALGNLLDGDGR
- a CDS encoding PQQ-dependent sugar dehydrogenase, producing MLPLLAAFGLTAAPSGAAPGDSELPLVRMVRAFPALEFERPVFLTQAGDGRMFVVEQGGRILVFPDDPRVSQATVYLDLRDRVRTEHNEEGLLALAFHPRFASNGWFFVFYSASGPRRGVLSRFRADPEHPERALRASETVLLEAPKHWGNHNGATLLFGPDGSLYLSLGDGGSAGDPFNAAQNLGSLLGKILRLDVDHEAGGRPYAIPADNPFADVPGARPEIWAYGLRNVWRMSFDRASGELWAGDVGQNRWEEIDRIVRGGNYGWRLREGRHEFKSGRATVPLIDPVLEYGREQGACVVGGYVYRGTRLRRLVGAYVYADYVTGNVWALRAQGDSVLAQRRILAQPRNIASFGEGADGELYLCAFDGRIYRLEEESGQ
- a CDS encoding peptidylprolyl isomerase, which produces MAGRGRSWILAGSCAALLFGAPPVAATPPAPAGKTLEEATAEDGLYAVFETSLGTFACALEFAKTPITVGNFVGLAEGRIQFLDPRTQEWVSRPYYDGLKFHRVVKEFVIQGGDPLGDGTGGPGYAFIDECRPDLRHDRPGILSMANSGPSTNGSQFFITLAKLSYLDGRHTVFGHVVQGYDVIERIASQPMTGPDGSTPVVDVVLRKVTVLRRGAAATKFDPVAAFERQDEIMAERELERQAKAEKFRLDLDKEMDKAEVTSTGVRYIVRAPGQGEPPGGGELVLVHYAGYLEDGTKFDSSYDRNQPFRFAVGQGHVIKGLDEMYRAMRPGEKRRVIVPAALAYGDHGAKRFGIPPNANLVFDLELLEILRH
- a CDS encoding rhomboid family intramembrane serine protease, coding for MPAMLCPSCRKLIGDDEARCPYCGALRPGLWGAGRRLQHLFGHQLQLVQLITVTCVALYITSLAVDVRGALSPTGGLMGILSPSTRALYLLGMTGRDSMQMGHWWTVLTAIYLHGSLLHIFFNVMWIRQLGTFAEEELGPARFFILYSLAGAGGFLASSFLGHSPSIGASGSIFGLLGAMIAYRRRRGGTRDVLSQQFLTWAVVLFAFGLFMRGVDNWAHLGGFTTGFLLGQRLHGIRERHEGRGTQMLALGLLVLTLCGFVLSFVRLLPAFLQT
- a CDS encoding FmdB family zinc ribbon protein produces the protein MPTYDYECENGHRFEVFQSMKDAALDKCVECGAPAKRRIGPGAGFLFRGDGFYSTDNRSPNYKEKAKAEAAPGAAGKSEGGSAQGEASSPAAKESAQPAAEKSPKKDPPPKKSSGSD